A single genomic interval of Ammospiza caudacuta isolate bAmmCau1 chromosome 19, bAmmCau1.pri, whole genome shotgun sequence harbors:
- the WIPI1 gene encoding WD repeat domain phosphoinositide-interacting protein 1 isoform X1 has product MEAAAEAPGAPAALSCFSYNQDCTSLAIGTTTGYRLFSLSSVEQLDQVHESNEIPDVYIVERLFSSSLVVVVSHAKPQQMNVYHFKKGTEICNYSYSSKILSIRLNRQRLVVCLEESIYIHNIKDMKLLKTIMDTPPNTTGLCALSINHANSYLAYPGSASSGEIALYDGNTLKTACTIPAHEGPLAALTFNSTGSKLASASEKGTVIRVFSIPGGQKLYEFRRGMKRYVNISSLVFSMDSQFLCASSNTETVHIFKLEHLTDSRPEEPPTWSGYMGKMFQAATNYLPAQVSGMMSQDRAFATVRLNISGQRNICALSTIQKLPRLLVTTSDGHLYIYNLDPQDGGECVLIKNHSLLGSGKMEENKENDLQPPVPQSYAATVARQSTVPSTSTMPGYSEDGGALRGEVIPEHEFATGPVCLDDENEFPPIILCRGGQPGKAKRS; this is encoded by the exons ATGGAGGCCGCGGCCGAGGCCCCGGGGGCGCCCGCGGCGCTCAGCTGCTTCTCCTACAACCAGGACTGCAC ctccctggccatTGGAACCACAACTGGATACAGACTCTTCTCCTTAAGTTCTGTGGAGCAACTGGACCAGGTCCATGAAAGCA aTGAAATCCCAGATGTTTACATCGTGGAGCGTCTGTTCTCCAGCAGCCTTGTGGTCGTGGTCAGCCATGCCAAGCCACAGCAAATGAATGTGTACCACTTCAAGAAAGGGACAGAGATCTGCAACTACAGCTATTCCAGTAAAATCCTGTCCATCCGCCTGAACCGGCAG AGGCTGGTGGTGTGCCTGGAAGAGTCCATCTACATCCATAACATCAAGGACATGAAGCTTCTGAAGACTATTATGGATACACCTCCCAACACAACAG GTCTGTGTGCTCTCTCCATCAACCACGCCAACTCCTACTTGGCTTATCCCGGCAGCGCGAGCAGCGGGGAGATCGCGCTTTACGACGGAAATACTTTG AAAACAGCCTGCACCATTCCTGCCCACGAGGGGCCTCTGGCTGCTCTCACCTTCAACTCCACCGGCTCCAAGCTGGCCAGTGCTTCTGAAAAA GGCACAGTCATTCGTGTATTTTCCATTCCTGGGGGGCAAAAACTCTATGAATTCCGGCGAGGGATGAAAAG GTATGTGAACATCAGCTCCCTGGTGTTCAGCATGGATTCCCAGTTCCTCTGTGCTTCCAGCAACACTGAAACCGTGCACATCTTCAAACTGGAGCATCTCACAGACAG CCGGCCAGAGGAGCCTCCGACCTGGAGTGGTTACATGGGGAAGATGTTCCAGGCTGCCACCAACTACCTCCCTGCACAGGTGTCCGGCATGATGAGCCAGGACCGAGCCTTTGCCACCGTCCGGCTCAACATCTCCGGGCAGAGGAACATCTGTGCCCTGTCCAC GATTCAGAAGCTGCCTCGGCTGCTGGTGACGACATCGGATGGACACCTCTACATCTATAACCTGGACCCCCAGGATGGAGGGGAGTGTGTCCTCATTAAAAATCACAG TCTGCTTGGCTCAGGAAAGATGGAGGAGAACAAAGAAAACGACCTTCAGCCTCCAGTACCTCAATCTTATGCAGCAACCGTAGCCAGACAAAGTACAGTGCCTTCAACTTCGACCATGCCAG GTTACTCGGAGGACGGCGGAGCCCTGCGGGGCGAGGTGATCCCAGAGCACGAGTTTGCAACTGGACCAGTCTGTCTGGATGATGAGAATGAGTTTCCTCCT ATAATCCTGTGCCGTGGAGGTCAGCCGGGCAAGGCCAAGAGGTCGTGA
- the WIPI1 gene encoding WD repeat domain phosphoinositide-interacting protein 1 isoform X2: MEAAAEAPGAPAALSCFSYNQDCTSLAIGTTTGYRLFSLSSVEQLDQVHESNEIPDVYIVERLFSSSLVVVVSHAKPQQMNVYHFKKGTEICNYSYSSKILSIRLNRQRLVVCLEESIYIHNIKDMKLLKTIMDTPPNTTGLCALSINHANSYLAYPGSASSGEIALYDGNTLKTACTIPAHEGPLAALTFNSTGSKLASASEKGTVIRVFSIPGGQKLYEFRRGMKRYVNISSLVFSMDSQFLCASSNTETVHIFKLEHLTDRIQKLPRLLVTTSDGHLYIYNLDPQDGGECVLIKNHSLLGSGKMEENKENDLQPPVPQSYAATVARQSTVPSTSTMPGYSEDGGALRGEVIPEHEFATGPVCLDDENEFPPIILCRGGQPGKAKRS; this comes from the exons ATGGAGGCCGCGGCCGAGGCCCCGGGGGCGCCCGCGGCGCTCAGCTGCTTCTCCTACAACCAGGACTGCAC ctccctggccatTGGAACCACAACTGGATACAGACTCTTCTCCTTAAGTTCTGTGGAGCAACTGGACCAGGTCCATGAAAGCA aTGAAATCCCAGATGTTTACATCGTGGAGCGTCTGTTCTCCAGCAGCCTTGTGGTCGTGGTCAGCCATGCCAAGCCACAGCAAATGAATGTGTACCACTTCAAGAAAGGGACAGAGATCTGCAACTACAGCTATTCCAGTAAAATCCTGTCCATCCGCCTGAACCGGCAG AGGCTGGTGGTGTGCCTGGAAGAGTCCATCTACATCCATAACATCAAGGACATGAAGCTTCTGAAGACTATTATGGATACACCTCCCAACACAACAG GTCTGTGTGCTCTCTCCATCAACCACGCCAACTCCTACTTGGCTTATCCCGGCAGCGCGAGCAGCGGGGAGATCGCGCTTTACGACGGAAATACTTTG AAAACAGCCTGCACCATTCCTGCCCACGAGGGGCCTCTGGCTGCTCTCACCTTCAACTCCACCGGCTCCAAGCTGGCCAGTGCTTCTGAAAAA GGCACAGTCATTCGTGTATTTTCCATTCCTGGGGGGCAAAAACTCTATGAATTCCGGCGAGGGATGAAAAG GTATGTGAACATCAGCTCCCTGGTGTTCAGCATGGATTCCCAGTTCCTCTGTGCTTCCAGCAACACTGAAACCGTGCACATCTTCAAACTGGAGCATCTCACAGACAG GATTCAGAAGCTGCCTCGGCTGCTGGTGACGACATCGGATGGACACCTCTACATCTATAACCTGGACCCCCAGGATGGAGGGGAGTGTGTCCTCATTAAAAATCACAG TCTGCTTGGCTCAGGAAAGATGGAGGAGAACAAAGAAAACGACCTTCAGCCTCCAGTACCTCAATCTTATGCAGCAACCGTAGCCAGACAAAGTACAGTGCCTTCAACTTCGACCATGCCAG GTTACTCGGAGGACGGCGGAGCCCTGCGGGGCGAGGTGATCCCAGAGCACGAGTTTGCAACTGGACCAGTCTGTCTGGATGATGAGAATGAGTTTCCTCCT ATAATCCTGTGCCGTGGAGGTCAGCCGGGCAAGGCCAAGAGGTCGTGA